A region of Curvibacter sp. AEP1-3 DNA encodes the following proteins:
- a CDS encoding BufA1 family periplasmic bufferin-type metallophore: protein MNQRALLAATAATLMSLTLASAPVAAQEKEKCFGIAKAGQNDCANASGSHSCAGQSKVDMDKGEWKYVAKGTCEKMKGSLMAPKM from the coding sequence ATGAACCAACGTGCCCTGCTTGCCGCTACCGCTGCCACCCTGATGTCCCTCACCCTGGCGTCCGCCCCTGTTGCCGCCCAGGAAAAAGAGAAATGCTTCGGCATCGCCAAGGCCGGTCAAAACGACTGCGCAAACGCTTCCGGTAGCCACTCGTGTGCCGGCCAGTCCAAAGTGGACATGGACAAAGGCGAATGGAAATATGTGGCCAAAGGCACCTGCGAAAAAATGAAGGGCAGCCTGATGGCGCCCAAGATGTAA
- a CDS encoding DoxX family protein, producing MKSLLATSTRAGGGHWLTRFATLVASGHRVLDALQVPAALLARLYVASAFFSSGLTKLRDWDITLSLFMDEYHVPLLSPELAAWMGTAGELVLPVLLVLGLGGRFAALGLSVINVMAVLSLSEIAPAALQQHITWGVLLLTLALYGPGAWAADRLINKNGR from the coding sequence ATGAAATCTCTATTGGCAACCTCAACCCGCGCCGGTGGCGGGCATTGGCTCACGCGCTTTGCCACGCTTGTGGCAAGCGGTCACCGTGTACTGGACGCATTGCAAGTGCCTGCTGCGTTGCTGGCGCGGCTGTATGTCGCGAGCGCATTTTTCTCTTCCGGCTTGACCAAGCTGCGTGACTGGGACATCACACTGTCCTTGTTCATGGATGAATACCACGTGCCCCTGCTGTCTCCGGAGCTGGCAGCCTGGATGGGCACGGCGGGTGAGCTCGTATTGCCGGTCTTGTTGGTCTTGGGCTTGGGGGGCCGGTTTGCGGCCTTGGGCCTGAGTGTGATCAACGTGATGGCGGTGCTGTCCCTGAGCGAGATTGCGCCCGCAGCGCTACAGCAGCACATCACTTGGGGTGTGTTGCTGCTGACTCTGGCTTTGTATGGTCCGGGCGCATGGGCGGCAGACCGGCTTATTAATAAAAATGGGCGCTAG
- a CDS encoding SDR family oxidoreductase, producing the protein MPPLIFITGASSGIGQALAKRFYDAGYSLALVARRTAEIERWATAERLDLQRFKVYSADVADTDSIVAAGRTCLSAQGVPDVVVANAGISIGMDTGIRGDIDVMQRTFATNNIGLAATFHPFIAAMEQRGSGRLVGIGSVAGIRGLPGHGAYCASKAAVIAYCESLRGELRASGVKVVTICPGYIDTPLTRQNRYSMPFLMTADAFAQRAFAAITQGVRYRVIPWQMGWVARLLRALPDALFDKALAGRPRKRRIDEA; encoded by the coding sequence ATGCCACCGCTTATTTTCATTACCGGCGCTTCCAGCGGAATCGGCCAGGCTTTGGCCAAACGCTTCTATGACGCAGGCTATTCGCTGGCATTGGTGGCGAGGCGAACCGCCGAGATTGAACGCTGGGCGACAGCAGAACGGTTGGATTTACAGCGCTTCAAGGTCTATAGCGCAGATGTAGCGGATACCGACAGCATTGTGGCTGCGGGTCGTACCTGTTTGAGTGCCCAAGGCGTACCGGACGTAGTCGTCGCCAATGCCGGCATCAGCATCGGTATGGATACGGGCATTCGTGGTGATATTGATGTCATGCAACGGACCTTTGCCACCAATAACATCGGTCTGGCGGCGACCTTCCATCCCTTCATAGCTGCCATGGAACAGCGCGGTTCGGGCCGGCTGGTCGGAATAGGCAGTGTGGCCGGCATCCGTGGCTTGCCCGGGCACGGAGCCTACTGTGCAAGCAAGGCGGCCGTGATTGCCTATTGCGAATCACTGCGCGGAGAACTGCGTGCCAGCGGAGTCAAGGTTGTCACCATTTGCCCCGGTTACATCGACACGCCTTTGACCCGCCAGAACCGGTACTCCATGCCCTTTCTGATGACTGCCGATGCTTTTGCGCAGCGGGCATTTGCCGCTATCACGCAGGGTGTGCGTTATCGTGTGATTCCATGGCAGATGGGTTGGGTGGCCAGGCTATTGCGTGCTTTGCCGGATGCCTTGTTTGACAAAGCTTTGGCGGGGCGCCCCCGCAAGCGTCGCATCGATGAGGCGTAA
- a CDS encoding RNA recognition motif domain-containing protein yields the protein MGNKLYVGNLPYSFRDEDLQQAFSQHGSVSSAKVMMERDTGRSKGFGFVEMGSDAEAQTAISAMNGQQFGGRGLVVNEARPMEPRPPRSGGFGGGAGGGGGYGGGGRSGGGGFGGGGRSGGGGYGGGGDRSGGGGYGGGRSSY from the coding sequence ATGGGCAACAAACTTTACGTAGGCAACCTGCCTTATTCTTTCCGTGACGAAGACCTGCAACAAGCGTTTTCCCAGCACGGTTCCGTTTCCAGCGCCAAAGTCATGATGGAACGCGACACCGGTCGCTCCAAGGGCTTCGGCTTTGTGGAAATGGGCAGCGATGCTGAAGCACAAACTGCTATCAGCGCCATGAACGGTCAACAGTTCGGCGGCCGCGGTTTGGTCGTGAACGAAGCACGTCCCATGGAGCCACGTCCTCCCCGTTCCGGCGGCTTCGGCGGCGGCGCTGGTGGTGGCGGTGGCTACGGCGGCGGCGGCCGTTCCGGTGGTGGCGGCTTCGGCGGCGGTGGCCGTTCCGGTGGCGGCGGCTACGGTGGCGGCGGTGACCGTTCCGGTGGCGGCGGCTACGGCGGTGGCCGTTCCAGCTACTAA
- the metW gene encoding methionine biosynthesis protein MetW: protein MTDLNTLHAIASLVPQGSRVLDLGCGDGAMLDYLQRERGCSGYGVELDDANVLACVKRGVNVLQLNLDQGLTVFEDASFDVVLQIDTLQHLRNAETMLIETARVGRVGIVAFPNFAHWPNRLSILQGRMPVTKRLPYQWYDTPNIRVGTHADLAVLAQRNGLRVLDSFGLQDGQTVRFLPNLRAGTSVYKLAR from the coding sequence ATGACCGACTTGAATACCTTGCACGCGATTGCCAGTTTGGTGCCTCAAGGTTCGCGGGTGCTCGACCTTGGTTGCGGCGACGGCGCCATGCTGGACTACCTGCAGCGCGAGCGCGGCTGCAGCGGCTACGGCGTGGAGCTGGACGATGCCAATGTGCTGGCTTGTGTCAAACGCGGCGTGAATGTGCTGCAGCTCAACCTCGACCAGGGGCTTACAGTGTTTGAGGACGCCAGCTTTGATGTGGTGCTCCAGATTGACACCCTGCAGCACTTGCGCAATGCCGAAACCATGTTGATTGAGACGGCCCGTGTCGGACGTGTGGGCATTGTGGCCTTCCCCAACTTTGCCCACTGGCCCAACCGCCTGAGCATCTTACAAGGGCGCATGCCCGTGACCAAGCGGTTGCCCTACCAGTGGTACGACACGCCCAACATCCGCGTGGGCACCCATGCGGACCTGGCTGTTCTGGCGCAGCGCAATGGCTTGCGCGTGTTGGACAGCTTTGGTTTGCAGGATGGTCAGACGGTCCGCTTCCTGCCCAACCTGCGGGCCGGCACTTCTGTGTACAAATTGGCACGTTAA
- the metX gene encoding homoserine O-succinyltransferase MetX yields the protein MLIATPQTMRFDAPLLLQSGESIHGYSLSYETYGTLNADKSNAVLVCHALNASHHVAGVYEGQDKSEGWWDNMIGPGKSVDTDKFFVIGVNNLGSCFGSTGPMHTHPDTGKVYGADFPVVTVEDWVNAQAKLLDALGIETLASVLGGSLGGMQALSWTLQYPERMRHAVVVASAPNLTAENIAFNEVARRAIVTDPDFHGGHFYEHGVIPKRGLRIARMIGHITYLSDDVMNEKFGRELKDAVLASANGYKYSTQDVEFQIESYLRYQGDKFAEYFDANTYLLITRALDYFDPAKAFGGDLSQALARTRAKFLLVSFRTDWRFSPKRSREVVKALLDNKREVSYAEIDAPHGHDAFLLDDARYMSVMRSYFNSISTGLEVAA from the coding sequence ATGCTGATTGCCACGCCCCAAACCATGCGCTTTGATGCCCCTTTGCTGCTGCAAAGCGGGGAGTCCATCCACGGCTATTCCTTGAGTTACGAGACCTACGGCACGCTCAACGCCGACAAGTCCAATGCGGTGCTGGTCTGCCATGCCCTGAACGCTTCGCACCATGTGGCGGGCGTGTACGAGGGTCAGGACAAGTCCGAAGGCTGGTGGGACAACATGATCGGCCCGGGCAAGTCGGTGGATACGGACAAGTTTTTCGTCATCGGCGTCAACAACCTCGGCTCCTGTTTCGGCTCAACCGGCCCCATGCACACTCACCCCGACACGGGCAAGGTCTATGGCGCGGACTTTCCAGTGGTCACCGTCGAAGATTGGGTGAACGCCCAAGCGAAATTGTTGGACGCGTTGGGTATCGAGACCTTGGCCTCGGTCTTGGGTGGCAGCTTGGGCGGAATGCAAGCCCTGAGCTGGACCCTGCAATACCCCGAGCGCATGCGCCACGCGGTGGTGGTGGCCAGTGCACCCAACCTCACGGCCGAGAATATTGCGTTCAACGAAGTGGCGCGCCGCGCCATCGTGACCGATCCCGACTTTCATGGCGGTCATTTTTACGAGCATGGCGTCATCCCCAAGCGAGGCCTGCGCATCGCCCGCATGATCGGCCACATCACGTACCTGAGCGATGACGTGATGAACGAGAAGTTCGGCCGCGAGCTCAAAGACGCCGTGCTGGCCAGCGCTAACGGCTACAAGTACAGCACGCAGGACGTGGAGTTTCAGATAGAGAGCTATCTGCGCTACCAAGGTGACAAGTTTGCGGAGTACTTTGATGCCAACACGTATCTGCTGATCACCCGCGCGCTGGACTACTTTGACCCGGCCAAAGCCTTTGGCGGGGACTTGAGCCAGGCCCTGGCCCGCACCCGCGCCAAGTTTTTGCTGGTGAGCTTTAGGACCGATTGGCGCTTCAGCCCCAAACGCAGCCGCGAGGTGGTGAAGGCCTTGTTGGATAACAAGCGCGAGGTCAGTTACGCTGAAATCGATGCGCCCCACGGACATGATGCTTTTTTGCTCGATGACGCCCGTTACATGAGCGTGATGCGCTCCTATTTTAATAGCATATCCACGGGTTTGGAGGTGGCGGCATGA
- a CDS encoding zf-HC2 domain-containing protein — protein sequence MKLLRRTCKEATALMVAREDRALPVVDRVALYFHLAACKACPRFEKQMLTLRNSMRQWRHYSENDADSAG from the coding sequence TTGAAGCTGCTGCGCCGTACATGCAAAGAAGCGACCGCCTTGATGGTGGCGAGAGAAGATCGCGCCCTGCCGGTGGTGGATCGTGTGGCTTTGTATTTTCATCTCGCAGCTTGCAAGGCCTGCCCGCGCTTTGAAAAGCAGATGCTGACCCTGCGCAACAGCATGCGCCAGTGGCGCCATTACAGCGAAAACGATGCCGATTCTGCCGGCTAA
- a CDS encoding DUF692 domain-containing protein has product MQAPHAPALSGDIQTGIGWRHPQYAQLLQQQPSLDFLEVHSENFFARGGASLAVLEQGRALYPVSLHGVGLSLGSAAGLDSWHLDQLEALVRRIDPVRVSDHASFARAPWGSVAMVHAADLLPLPFSDEALDTLCSNVQRVQDRLQRRFMVENLSAYLQWRPVPGEQEWSEPDFLNALARRTGCQLLVDVNNIYVNALNAQLQGDARDPVAACSAWLDAIDPASVGELHVAGHCEVNDAHGHIVIDDHGSRVSDAVWAVYRHAIRRFGAVPTLMEWDTDVPALEVLLGEAGVARQMAQTALQQAEACDA; this is encoded by the coding sequence ATGCAAGCACCACATGCCCCGGCGTTGTCCGGCGACATTCAGACCGGTATCGGGTGGCGGCACCCTCAATACGCGCAGCTGCTGCAACAGCAACCTTCGCTGGACTTTCTGGAGGTCCATTCCGAGAATTTTTTTGCCCGCGGTGGCGCCAGCCTGGCTGTGTTGGAACAGGGGCGTGCCCTGTATCCGGTCAGCCTGCACGGCGTGGGCCTCTCATTAGGATCGGCCGCGGGGCTGGACTCTTGGCATCTGGACCAATTGGAGGCACTGGTACGCCGCATCGACCCGGTCAGGGTCAGCGACCATGCCAGCTTTGCCCGCGCGCCATGGGGTTCGGTCGCCATGGTGCATGCTGCCGACCTTCTGCCATTGCCATTCAGTGACGAAGCGCTGGACACGCTTTGTTCCAACGTGCAGCGTGTGCAAGACCGCTTGCAGCGTCGCTTCATGGTGGAAAACCTGTCGGCCTATCTTCAGTGGCGTCCGGTGCCGGGCGAGCAGGAATGGTCTGAGCCGGATTTCCTCAATGCCTTGGCCCGCCGCACAGGCTGCCAGTTGCTGGTCGATGTGAACAACATCTACGTCAATGCCCTGAACGCACAACTGCAGGGCGATGCCCGCGATCCGGTGGCCGCATGCTCTGCCTGGCTGGATGCCATCGACCCCGCTTCGGTGGGCGAGCTGCATGTGGCCGGCCATTGCGAGGTGAATGACGCGCACGGCCACATCGTGATCGATGACCACGGAAGCCGAGTCTCCGACGCGGTGTGGGCGGTCTACCGCCATGCCATCCGGCGCTTTGGCGCGGTGCCTACACTGATGGAGTGGGACACCGACGTGCCAGCCTTGGAAGTGCTGCTGGGTGAAGCCGGCGTGGCGCGCCAGATGGCACAAACCGCCTTGCAGCAAGCCGAGGCGTGCGACGCATGA
- a CDS encoding ammonium transporter, producing the protein MEALKQGADALFILLGAIMVLAMHAGFAFLELGTVRRKNQVNALVKILVDFSVSTVVYFVVGYAVAYGTTFFVGAEQLAAKNGYELVKFFFLLTFAAAIPAIISGGIAERAKFWPQLIATAVIVGVVYPFFEGIVWNQHFGVQAWIKALTGDEFHDFAGSVVVHAVGGWIALGAVLLLGARSNRYRKDGAMSAHPPSSIPFLALGAWILIVGWFGFNVMSAQLLDKMSGLVAVNSLMAMVGGTLVALLMGKNDPGFVHNGPLAGLVAVCAGSDLMHPLGALVVGGVAGAIFVVMFTLTQNKWKIDDVLGVWPLHGLCGTWGGIAAGIFGSTAFGGLGGVNFMAQLIGTSMGVAWAAAAGFVVYGLLKATVGLRMSQEEEYDGADLSIHKISASPEREANW; encoded by the coding sequence ATGGAAGCACTAAAACAGGGCGCGGATGCCTTGTTCATTTTGTTGGGCGCAATCATGGTGCTGGCTATGCACGCCGGTTTTGCCTTTCTGGAACTCGGCACCGTACGCCGCAAGAACCAGGTGAACGCGCTGGTCAAAATCCTGGTGGACTTCTCGGTGTCTACCGTGGTGTATTTCGTGGTCGGGTACGCCGTGGCCTACGGCACCACCTTCTTTGTCGGTGCCGAGCAACTGGCCGCCAAGAACGGCTACGAGCTGGTGAAGTTCTTCTTTCTGCTGACCTTTGCCGCTGCCATCCCCGCCATCATTTCGGGCGGCATTGCCGAGCGGGCCAAGTTCTGGCCGCAGCTCATTGCCACGGCCGTCATCGTCGGTGTGGTCTACCCCTTCTTTGAAGGCATTGTCTGGAACCAGCACTTCGGCGTGCAAGCCTGGATCAAGGCGCTCACCGGCGACGAGTTTCACGACTTTGCCGGTAGCGTGGTGGTGCACGCCGTGGGCGGCTGGATCGCTTTGGGTGCCGTGCTTTTGCTGGGTGCACGGAGCAACCGCTATCGCAAAGATGGCGCGATGTCGGCTCACCCGCCAAGCAGCATTCCTTTCCTCGCCTTGGGCGCGTGGATTTTGATCGTGGGTTGGTTCGGCTTCAATGTGATGAGCGCACAGCTACTCGACAAAATGTCCGGCCTGGTGGCGGTGAACTCGCTCATGGCCATGGTGGGCGGCACGCTGGTGGCCCTGCTCATGGGCAAAAACGACCCCGGCTTTGTGCACAACGGCCCCTTGGCTGGCCTGGTGGCCGTGTGCGCCGGTTCCGACCTGATGCACCCGCTGGGCGCACTGGTGGTGGGCGGTGTGGCCGGCGCCATTTTTGTGGTCATGTTCACCCTGACCCAGAACAAATGGAAGATTGACGACGTGCTGGGCGTGTGGCCGCTGCACGGCCTGTGCGGCACTTGGGGTGGCATTGCGGCAGGCATTTTCGGTAGCACTGCATTCGGCGGCTTGGGTGGCGTCAACTTCATGGCCCAGCTCATCGGCACTTCCATGGGCGTGGCATGGGCAGCCGCGGCGGGCTTTGTGGTTTACGGACTGCTCAAGGCTACCGTCGGCCTGCGCATGAGCCAGGAAGAGGAATACGACGGTGCAGACCTCTCCATTCACAAAATCAGCGCATCGCCGGAGCGGGAAGCCAACTGGTAG
- a CDS encoding alpha/beta hydrolase produces the protein MASESTLSTFTASDGENLAVQDWPLEPGVTPRGVVLIVHGLGEHAGRYDHVAQQLNAWGFAVRGYDQCGHGESSGLPGSLPSDTRMLDDLADIIDSTRARMEPATPLILLGHSMGGLVTGRFVSLGLRKVEALIMSSPALNPGMNAFQKFLVAVLPKIAPNLRVGNGLNPTFISHDPAVVKAYTTDPLVHDRISARLARFFSTEGPATVAAAPQWKVPTLLMYAGDDRLVNPQGSRDFVAVAPKDQVTSVCFDALYHEIFNEKDATPVFAAMRSWLDRRF, from the coding sequence ATGGCTTCTGAATCCACTCTGAGTACCTTCACCGCCAGCGACGGCGAAAACCTCGCCGTCCAGGATTGGCCGTTGGAGCCGGGCGTGACGCCCCGCGGCGTTGTGCTCATCGTCCACGGGCTGGGCGAGCATGCCGGACGCTATGACCATGTCGCGCAACAACTCAATGCCTGGGGCTTTGCAGTGCGCGGCTACGACCAGTGCGGCCACGGCGAAAGCAGCGGCTTGCCCGGTAGTCTGCCCTCCGACACCCGCATGCTGGATGACTTGGCCGACATCATCGACAGTACACGTGCCCGCATGGAACCCGCCACTCCGCTGATTCTGTTGGGACACAGCATGGGCGGTCTGGTGACCGGGCGCTTTGTGTCCTTAGGTCTACGCAAGGTAGAGGCGCTCATCATGTCTTCCCCTGCCCTGAATCCGGGCATGAATGCATTCCAGAAATTCCTGGTTGCGGTGTTGCCGAAAATCGCCCCCAACCTGCGCGTAGGCAATGGCCTGAACCCCACCTTCATTTCGCATGACCCCGCCGTGGTGAAGGCCTACACCACGGACCCGCTGGTGCATGACCGCATCTCCGCCCGACTGGCCCGCTTTTTCTCTACTGAGGGGCCGGCTACCGTTGCCGCCGCCCCGCAATGGAAGGTTCCCACTTTGCTGATGTATGCAGGGGATGATCGTCTGGTGAACCCGCAGGGCAGCCGTGACTTTGTGGCTGTGGCCCCCAAAGACCAGGTGACCTCGGTGTGCTTTGATGCGCTGTACCACGAGATCTTCAACGAGAAAGATGCCACACCGGTGTTTGCCGCCATGCGCAGCTGGCTGGACCGGCGGTTTTGA
- a CDS encoding sigma-70 family RNA polymerase sigma factor — translation MTRYEDQVAELRDYLYKFARLQLRNEAWAEDAVSETLLAALAKPQAFDNRSQLKTWLVGILKHKVVDALRHHGREVTGLGSSEDEDTDPLELLNFKADGHFVETPADWGNPEQQTSSRQFFEVLEACTEKLPAAQGRLFLMREWLELSSEEICKELDLTPTNLYVQLHRARLRLRECLEMNWFQKAGAF, via the coding sequence ATGACCCGCTACGAAGACCAGGTCGCAGAACTTCGCGACTATCTGTACAAATTCGCCCGCTTGCAACTGCGCAATGAAGCGTGGGCAGAGGATGCTGTCTCAGAAACCCTGCTGGCAGCGCTGGCCAAACCGCAAGCATTCGACAACCGGTCGCAACTCAAAACCTGGCTGGTTGGCATCCTCAAACACAAGGTCGTGGACGCATTGCGCCACCACGGCCGGGAAGTCACGGGATTGGGCAGTTCGGAGGATGAAGATACAGATCCGCTGGAGCTACTGAACTTCAAGGCGGATGGGCACTTTGTGGAAACACCTGCGGATTGGGGCAACCCGGAACAGCAAACCAGCAGCCGGCAGTTCTTTGAAGTTCTGGAAGCCTGTACCGAGAAGCTTCCAGCCGCGCAAGGGCGGCTTTTTCTCATGCGCGAGTGGCTGGAGTTGTCTAGCGAAGAAATTTGTAAGGAACTCGACCTGACCCCGACGAATCTCTACGTCCAACTCCACCGTGCCCGATTGAGGCTCAGGGAATGTCTTGAAATGAATTGGTTCCAGAAAGCAGGTGCCTTTTGA
- the lptC gene encoding LPS export ABC transporter periplasmic protein LptC, producing the protein MLYLPVLVMGVLALGTYWLVRSTPVVEHNAPERVRGHEPDYFMHGFSVKSFDPAGKLRSEVMGDVARHYPDTQWLEIDAIRIRSFDAKGRLTTATANRGLTNEDGSEVQLIGNAVVVREAVPASKNNPEQVRTEYRGEFLHAFMDTEQVKSNKPVELRRGKDVFTADAMDYDNVQQVIRLQGRVRGTLIPATR; encoded by the coding sequence ATGCTGTACCTCCCCGTTCTGGTAATGGGGGTGTTGGCGCTGGGAACCTATTGGTTGGTTCGTAGTACACCGGTAGTTGAGCACAATGCACCTGAACGGGTACGAGGCCATGAACCGGACTACTTCATGCATGGCTTCAGCGTGAAGTCCTTCGATCCTGCGGGCAAGCTCCGATCAGAGGTGATGGGCGATGTGGCCCGCCATTATCCCGACACCCAATGGCTGGAGATAGACGCCATTCGAATCCGATCTTTTGATGCCAAGGGTCGGCTCACTACCGCAACTGCCAACCGCGGTCTGACCAATGAGGACGGCTCTGAAGTGCAACTCATTGGAAATGCGGTCGTGGTGCGCGAAGCGGTACCGGCAAGCAAGAACAATCCGGAACAGGTACGAACCGAATACCGGGGTGAGTTCTTGCATGCCTTCATGGACACTGAGCAAGTGAAGTCGAACAAGCCGGTTGAATTGCGGCGCGGCAAAGATGTCTTCACCGCAGATGCCATGGACTATGACAATGTCCAACAGGTAATTCGGCTTCAAGGTCGCGTTCGTGGCACCTTGATTCCGGCTACACGTTAG
- a CDS encoding M20/M25/M40 family metallo-hydrolase, producing MNARVPSSVFHTAQALEHVSAAWDTDIVHRLEEYIRIPAKSPMFDAQWSEAGLLDTVVRNTAQWIEAQKVPGLQLEVIRLEGRTPVIFFEIPASGGEAGEVTASGETVLMYGHLDKQPEFSGWRNDLGPWTPKYEDGKLYGRGGADDGYAAYAAIAALQALKDQKLRHPRVVGLIETCEESGSYDLLHYVDALKPRLGDVGLVVCLDSGAGNYDQLWLTNSLRGMASGVLKVEILTEGIHSGDASGLVPSSFRILRQVLDRLEDSKTGHLLPANFHCEVPAERMQQARATAGILGDELFKRFPWAHYDCGGATTFALPTTSDPLEALLKRTWQPTLSVTGADGFPDIKNAGNVLRPYTAFKLSLRLPPLVEAASAVQELKTLLEDNAPYQAKVTFEGLSSATGWNAPDTAPWFDAALNDASNAHFGAPCGHIGQGGTIPLMNMLSKGFPKAQMMVCGVLGPKSNAHGPNEFLHVPYAKKLTAAVAQVISRFP from the coding sequence ATGAACGCCCGCGTTCCATCCTCTGTATTCCATACCGCCCAGGCCCTCGAGCACGTCAGTGCTGCCTGGGACACGGACATCGTCCATCGTTTGGAGGAATACATCCGTATTCCGGCCAAGTCGCCGATGTTTGACGCGCAATGGTCGGAGGCCGGCTTGCTGGACACCGTGGTGCGCAATACCGCCCAGTGGATCGAGGCCCAGAAAGTTCCCGGCCTGCAGCTGGAGGTCATCCGGCTGGAGGGTCGTACTCCGGTCATCTTTTTTGAAATACCTGCCAGTGGTGGTGAGGCAGGCGAGGTAACTGCGTCCGGCGAAACCGTGCTCATGTATGGCCATCTGGATAAGCAGCCGGAATTCTCAGGTTGGCGCAACGACCTTGGGCCTTGGACCCCCAAATACGAGGACGGCAAGCTGTACGGCCGTGGCGGCGCGGACGACGGCTACGCTGCCTATGCGGCGATTGCCGCACTGCAGGCGCTCAAAGACCAGAAGCTGCGTCACCCGCGAGTGGTCGGCCTGATTGAGACCTGTGAGGAAAGTGGCTCTTACGACCTGCTCCACTATGTCGACGCACTCAAGCCCCGCTTGGGTGATGTGGGGCTGGTGGTGTGCCTGGACTCCGGAGCCGGCAATTACGACCAGTTGTGGTTGACCAACAGCCTGCGTGGCATGGCCAGCGGCGTGTTGAAGGTCGAAATCCTGACCGAAGGCATTCACTCGGGAGACGCCAGTGGTCTTGTGCCATCGAGCTTCCGCATCCTGCGCCAGGTGTTGGACCGCCTGGAGGACAGCAAAACCGGCCATCTGTTGCCTGCCAACTTCCACTGCGAAGTCCCTGCCGAGCGCATGCAGCAAGCGCGCGCGACTGCCGGAATATTGGGTGATGAATTATTCAAGCGCTTTCCCTGGGCGCACTATGACTGCGGTGGCGCCACTACCTTCGCGTTGCCCACCACCTCGGACCCGCTGGAGGCCTTGCTCAAGCGCACTTGGCAGCCCACGCTGAGTGTCACCGGGGCAGATGGCTTTCCCGACATCAAAAATGCCGGAAACGTGCTGCGGCCTTACACCGCGTTCAAATTGAGCCTGCGTCTGCCACCTTTGGTGGAGGCGGCTTCTGCCGTCCAGGAGTTGAAGACGCTCTTGGAAGACAATGCGCCTTACCAAGCCAAAGTCACGTTTGAAGGGCTGTCCAGCGCCACCGGCTGGAATGCTCCGGATACCGCGCCCTGGTTCGATGCGGCATTGAATGACGCTTCGAATGCGCACTTCGGAGCGCCCTGTGGCCACATTGGTCAGGGCGGTACGATACCGCTCATGAACATGCTGTCCAAGGGCTTCCCGAAAGCACAGATGATGGTGTGTGGTGTGCTGGGCCCCAAGAGCAATGCCCATGGACCGAATGAGTTTTTGCATGTGCCGTATGCCAAAAAACTCACTGCCGCAGTGGCACAGGTGATTTCCCGTTTTCCTTGA
- a CDS encoding HvfC/BufC N-terminal domain-containing protein: protein MSTLAQQQQALVAALFDWPAENAMKNIAACAMDPGARGLKAYQSNAHALAERALQAAYPVLTQLLGVESMGDLARAYWHAHPPVRGDVAQWGESLAAFMASSSQLQDTPFLPDVARLEWALHSMATLEDATSDLNTLTLLSTQDPGMLCLRLAPGTAVQCSDWPVATIHAAHGENGPSFEEVGRLLQAHAGEDAVVWRQGFKPCVRVALEGEAALLHALLARRSLGQALDDVPHLDVSQWLTVAVQSGLLLAVSSGE from the coding sequence ATGAGCACCCTCGCACAGCAACAACAAGCGTTGGTGGCAGCGCTTTTCGATTGGCCAGCGGAAAATGCTATGAAAAACATAGCTGCCTGCGCAATGGACCCGGGCGCCAGAGGCCTGAAAGCCTATCAATCCAATGCGCATGCGCTGGCAGAACGCGCGCTGCAGGCCGCTTATCCAGTATTAACCCAACTATTAGGCGTGGAAAGCATGGGGGATCTGGCCCGTGCCTACTGGCATGCCCACCCCCCTGTGCGCGGCGATGTGGCGCAATGGGGCGAAAGCCTGGCTGCCTTTATGGCGAGCAGCAGCCAGCTGCAGGACACGCCTTTTCTCCCCGATGTGGCGCGTTTGGAATGGGCCCTGCACAGCATGGCCACGCTGGAAGACGCGACCTCGGACCTGAACACCTTGACGCTATTGAGCACCCAGGACCCCGGCATGTTGTGCTTACGCTTGGCGCCCGGTACCGCTGTGCAGTGCAGTGATTGGCCGGTTGCCACCATCCATGCGGCGCATGGTGAGAACGGCCCCAGCTTTGAAGAGGTCGGTCGTTTGTTGCAAGCCCATGCGGGCGAAGATGCAGTGGTCTGGCGGCAGGGGTTCAAGCCCTGTGTACGTGTGGCCTTGGAGGGGGAGGCTGCGCTCCTTCACGCCCTGCTAGCGCGCCGCAGCTTGGGTCAGGCCTTGGACGACGTGCCCCATCTGGATGTTTCGCAGTGGCTGACCGTAGCTGTTCAAAGCGGCTTGTTGTTGGCGGTGTCTTCCGGCGAGTGA